In Archocentrus centrarchus isolate MPI-CPG fArcCen1 chromosome 24, fArcCen1, whole genome shotgun sequence, one DNA window encodes the following:
- the yy1b gene encoding transcriptional repressor protein YY1b isoform X2, whose amino-acid sequence MASGDTLYIETDGSEMPAEIVELHEIEVETIPVETIETTVVGGDDDDDDDDGQPMIALQPLVTDDPSSIHHHQEVILVQTREEVVGGDDSDLHTDGGGGFEDQILIPVPAPGVEDEYIEQTLVTVAGKSSVGRVKRGGGTGGKKAGKKSYLSGAEAGGRKWEQKQVQIKTLEGEFSVTMWASDIDHESVVEEQIVGENSPPDYSEYMTGKKLPPGGIPGIDLSDPKQLAEFARMKPRKVKEDDAPRTIACPHKGCTKMFRDNSAMRKHLHTHGPRVHVCAECGKAFVESSKLKRHQLVHTGEKPFQCTFEGCGKRFSLDFNLRTHVRIHTGDRPYVCPFDGCNKKFAQSTNLKSHILTHAKAKNNQ is encoded by the exons ATGGCATCCGGAGATACGCTGTACATTGAGACAGACGGCTCGGAGATGCCGGCCGAGATCGTGGAGCTCCACGAGATAGAGGTGGAGACGATACCGGTGGAAACTATCGAGACCACGGTGGTCGGCGGGGATGACGACGACGACGacgacgacgggcagcccatgATCGCGCTCCAGCCGCTGGTCACGGACGACCCCAGCTCGATCCACCACCACCAGGAGGTGATCCTGGTCCAGACCCGGGAGGAGGTGGTCGGTGGGGATGACTCGGACCTGCATACGGACGGCGGCGGAGGGTTCGAGGACCAGATCCTCATCCCGGTGCCGGCTCCAGGGGTGGAGGACGAGTATATCGAGCAGACTTTGGTGACTGTGGCTGGGAAGAGCTCGGTGGGTCGGGTGAAACGGGGAGGCGGCACCGGTGGGAAGAAAGCGGGTAAAAAGAGCTATTTAAGCGGCGCTGAGGCTGGCGGAAGAAAATGGGAACAGAAGCAGGTGCAAATAAAGACACTGGAGGGGGAATTTTCTGTTACAATGTGGGCATCGG ACATTGACCATGAGTCGGTGGTGGAAGAGCAGATCGTTGGGGAGAACTCTCCTCCAGATTACTCCGAGTATATGACAGGGAAGaagctgccccctggtggtatCCCGGGAATCGACCTCTCAGACCCAAAACAGCTGGCTGAGTTTGccag aaTGAAGCCCAGGAAAGTCAAAGAGGACGATGCCCCCCGGACGATAGCTTGTCCTCATAAA GGCTGCACAAAGATGTTCAGGGATAACTCAGCCATGAGGAAGCATCTCCACACTCACGGACCCCGTGTGCACGTCTGCGCAGAGTGCGGCAAGGCCTTTGTTGAGAGCTCCAAGCTCAAACGCCACCAACTTGTTCACACAGGGGAGAAACCCTTCCAG TGCACCTTCGAAGGCTGCGGGAAAAGGTTTTCTCTGGACTTCAACCTGCGCACGCACGTGCGGATCCACACTGGAGACCGGCCCTACGTCTGCCCTTTTGACGGCTGCAATAAGAAATTCGCCCAGTCAACCAACCTAAAGTCTCACATTCTCACACACGCCAAAGCCAAAAATAACCAATGA
- the yy1b gene encoding transcriptional repressor protein YY1b isoform X1 translates to MASGDTLYIETDGSEMPAEIVELHEIEVETIPVETIETTVVGGDDDDDDDDGQPMIALQPLVTDDPSSIHHHQEVILVQTREEVVGGDDSDLHTDGGGGFEDQILIPVPAPGVEDEYIEQTLVTVAGKSSVGRVKRGGGTGGKKAGKKSYLSGAEAGGRKWEQKQVQIKTLEGEFSVTMWASDDNKDIDHESVVEEQIVGENSPPDYSEYMTGKKLPPGGIPGIDLSDPKQLAEFARMKPRKVKEDDAPRTIACPHKGCTKMFRDNSAMRKHLHTHGPRVHVCAECGKAFVESSKLKRHQLVHTGEKPFQCTFEGCGKRFSLDFNLRTHVRIHTGDRPYVCPFDGCNKKFAQSTNLKSHILTHAKAKNNQ, encoded by the exons ATGGCATCCGGAGATACGCTGTACATTGAGACAGACGGCTCGGAGATGCCGGCCGAGATCGTGGAGCTCCACGAGATAGAGGTGGAGACGATACCGGTGGAAACTATCGAGACCACGGTGGTCGGCGGGGATGACGACGACGACGacgacgacgggcagcccatgATCGCGCTCCAGCCGCTGGTCACGGACGACCCCAGCTCGATCCACCACCACCAGGAGGTGATCCTGGTCCAGACCCGGGAGGAGGTGGTCGGTGGGGATGACTCGGACCTGCATACGGACGGCGGCGGAGGGTTCGAGGACCAGATCCTCATCCCGGTGCCGGCTCCAGGGGTGGAGGACGAGTATATCGAGCAGACTTTGGTGACTGTGGCTGGGAAGAGCTCGGTGGGTCGGGTGAAACGGGGAGGCGGCACCGGTGGGAAGAAAGCGGGTAAAAAGAGCTATTTAAGCGGCGCTGAGGCTGGCGGAAGAAAATGGGAACAGAAGCAGGTGCAAATAAAGACACTGGAGGGGGAATTTTCTGTTACAATGTGGGCATCGG ATGATAATAAAGACATTGACCATGAGTCGGTGGTGGAAGAGCAGATCGTTGGGGAGAACTCTCCTCCAGATTACTCCGAGTATATGACAGGGAAGaagctgccccctggtggtatCCCGGGAATCGACCTCTCAGACCCAAAACAGCTGGCTGAGTTTGccag aaTGAAGCCCAGGAAAGTCAAAGAGGACGATGCCCCCCGGACGATAGCTTGTCCTCATAAA GGCTGCACAAAGATGTTCAGGGATAACTCAGCCATGAGGAAGCATCTCCACACTCACGGACCCCGTGTGCACGTCTGCGCAGAGTGCGGCAAGGCCTTTGTTGAGAGCTCCAAGCTCAAACGCCACCAACTTGTTCACACAGGGGAGAAACCCTTCCAG TGCACCTTCGAAGGCTGCGGGAAAAGGTTTTCTCTGGACTTCAACCTGCGCACGCACGTGCGGATCCACACTGGAGACCGGCCCTACGTCTGCCCTTTTGACGGCTGCAATAAGAAATTCGCCCAGTCAACCAACCTAAAGTCTCACATTCTCACACACGCCAAAGCCAAAAATAACCAATGA